agaaaaacttctccaggttttgatttatatatatccaTGCAAGTTGGAAATATATTGTTGAGCAGACACTGTATCGTTtctggaaataaaaaattagcacAAATCAAGACATTCCACCCATTTTCCTCAAGATTCTCATGCATGGTTGGAGACTAATATAAGTGACGAGACTTGTAGAAATCGAGTTTATGGTTTATTTGTGATATCAGCCCGAACTAAAGGAGAGTCACTTTATTTTAACTTTAGACACACAACATGTAGGCCCGAGTTATTCattgtaaaaatttaatgagATTGTGCAAAACAAAGTTCAGGAATAAATGGTTGTTGAGTCAAAGAAAATGAATgcacaaataacaaaataaaatgtacTAGGCTCAATTAAGTAGATTTGTAGGTGCAcatttttctcctcctcctcctcctcctcctagaCCTTCCACCTCAACATCTTTTCTTTCCCCTCCACCTTTAGCATCCTGTATCGGGTATACTTTATCTTATTGATCTACGTTatatttcaattgaaattttaatggtttattagacattattttattgtttatttctggttttttttttaatgtttatgtaTGGAATTTTATCTCATTGTTCTCcactatttatatgaatttgctatttaaatcttaaaaccTTAAAAGCTCATAAGTTTGTATAAATCATTTAGCATTATCCATTGTgaaatttatatagattaattttttaagatattttttgttatgattataGATTTATAGAATAATTATTGGCTTGAGGatgataacaaataaataaaaatgagctGTAAAagcttattttaatttagtgatgaatattttcatcaataaatctATTGGTATTAGAAATTACCGATAGAATAAATAACTAGGCGAATTAGTTTTCAAAGATAGTATTCTATCTCGTTTCCGACAAAATCTTCCTTATACACCTATAGAATATTCCATAAgcattttccaaattttttctttttttttttggttggtagTGGTTTGATTCACTTCGTTGCTACAGCCTAAAATCACATGGTTAAAGGGTGccaattttgacaaatattgTTCAACGGGTCAGCTTTCTTGGTTAGTGAAGTAGACAATACTTTTCACCTCCATTAATCCATTCTTCTTTGGATCTATACCAATGACACTATTGAttgaaaatcaagccaaaactAACTCGGAAGTCGtgttttttttagcaataaTGTGTGCGGAAATGTCGATGATGCCATTAAAGATGTTGTATCCGAGATACGTGAGCATGTTTTGCTTCGACTAGAGCCTGCAAGTTGTTAACACACTAGGGTGAAGGGTGTATGATCCGAAGTCTCGAAGTTCAATGAAGATGGTCCATTCGAATCACAGTTGGGATCATCTGGGACCATTTGACATGAATACAACTCCATCTTGAAagatagcaattaaaataagacAAGCTGCTCTAAACAAGGATCATGACAACAAGGTCTGCAATAtccgaaacaaaaaaaaaaatctcgggAAGATTTTAGCTACTTTAACTTGATTCACTTCGGCAACTAAACCTGAGCTAATACCATAGCAAAACCacgtttcttttttattatttaagtgtTTGCCTCGGCCTTGAGAATTCCAGCAAGCTCGGGGGGAGCAATGATTGGTCATTCTCTCCTTGATCCTCACTCTAACTTGGGATTAGAGAGGAGATCATGGGCTGTTTAGCAGTAAAGGCACAAAAAAGTGGCAATTTTAGGGTCCATGACAAGGCTGGCAGTGGCACCACCACCATCCCCATACACTCTCTTTTCTTGAGAGAAATAATAGTAATCCTAATCTAGACCCAGGAGTCATTGTCATCCTTGTGCTAGCTCACATTAACCTAAAAGCAACCACCCTCACAAGAGGGTTGTATGGCAGACCCCGACCCACCCATGTTACTACTCCCTCCTCTCTGTCCCCACTTTCCAGTTTATAAACCCCACGTCCTTCCCAAACCCTCAAGCCCTTCATCTTCTCCATTGCCTATCTCTGATCATCTCACTCAATAATTTCTTGCGCCCAAATCACTCGCTCATCTCTATTTTCTGTCTATACAAAGCACATTTTCACTAGCATGTGTTCCTCTAAATCCAGGCTGAACCAAAGTACCAGTAATATTGCAGCTACCATTGCTAAAATTAATGGCCGTCCGGTACTTCAGCCAAAATCCAATCAAGTTCCTAGCTTGGAAAGACACGGTTCACTTAAAAAGAACTCACCTCCAAGGTCTCCTACTCGGGAACCAGCTGAACCACCTGTACCATTGATGCAACCAGCTTGTAATGCTGCAGGTACTAAAACTAGGCTTCCTTCAGCACCGTCCCCTCCTATCTCTCCCAAGCTAAAATCACCTAGACCTCCAGCAGTTAAGAGAGGAAATGATCCTGGCGGATTAAATACTAGTGCTGAAAAGGTTTTGACACCACGTAGCACAACAAAAGTGATTACTAGTACGGTAAAGAAGTCGAAGAAATCTAGCACTGCGGGAGTTCCACATTCTGTTGACACTTTTGCTATGAAATACTCTTCCTCTTTGTTAGTTGAGGCTCCAGGTAGCATAGCTGCTGCTAGGAGGGAACAAGTTGCTGTTATGCAAGAGCAAAGAAAAATGCGTATTGCTCATTATGGAAGAACCAAGTCTGCTAAGTATCAAGGGAAAATTGTTCCTGCTGATTCTCCGGCTGCAAGTACCATCCCTCGGGAGGAAAAGAGATGTAGTTTTATCACTCCTAATTCAGGTTTCAAGAGAATCACACACATTAATTAATTCCATTTGATTGACTTAACCTTCTATACactgaaaaataaaggaaactgAAGTGTCCAATCCGTACTTTTGTTTCACCAGATCCTGTCTACGTTGCTTACCATGATGAAGAATGGGGGGTTCCTGTCCATGATGACAAGTAATTAAGTTCTCTTTACTCATACACAGTGTATATAATGGCACTCATGAATCATGAaactaatatgttattattatgcAGGCTGCTGTTTGAATTGCTAGCACTGACAGGTGCACAAGTTGGATCGGAGTGGACTTCAATCctgaagaaaagagaggaattcaggtgtgtggtttaaaccggaaaaaaaaaaacggttgCATTGAAATATTGATTGACAGAAATTGTGATTAACGGGTTCTCGGACATTGATCACTACTGCAGGGAAGCCTTTTCAGGGTTTGATGCAGAAATTGTCTCCAAATtcactgaaaagaaaataacgTCTATCAGTGCTGAGTATGGCTTAGACATAAGCCAAGTTCGAGGAGTGGTCGACAACTCTAATAGGATTCTGGAGGTAATGCAGCTTAGCTTTCATCACTTGTTCGTATTCCTCAACAGTCATTTCAACCACTTTATTTCTTACCACTTTCTTCGGAATGCTCTAACATCTTACTTCACTAATGAGTTTCCTGTTCGATAAAATTAATGCAAAATTAAGTTTCTTCTAGAAAAGAACTTTGGATGGAACAGATTTAATAGTTCATTAACGACCTTaaagaatcattttaaaaactacCATGTGGACCCAGACACAGTAATTGGAAGTGCTTGGCCAGGTTACATTATTTGTCTTAACTTGGCCTAGTTACTGAGCATGTACTTGACTACCTGTCATGTTACGATGTCAATATATAGACATGATTAAGGGACTTTACTGTCTAAATTATCCTGatcaaactttaatttattttcaggttaaaAGGGAATTTGGATCCTTTGACAAGTACTTGTGGGGATATGTTAATCACAAACCTATCTCCACCCAATACAAATCATGCCAAAAGATCCCAGTGAAGACCTCAAAATCAGAAACCATAAGCAAAGACATGGTGAAGAGAGGGTTTAGATTTGT
This region of Populus alba chromosome 3, ASM523922v2, whole genome shotgun sequence genomic DNA includes:
- the LOC118054360 gene encoding uncharacterized protein, with the protein product MCSSKSRLNQSTSNIAATIAKINGRPVLQPKSNQVPSLERHGSLKKNSPPRSPTREPAEPPVPLMQPACNAAGTKTRLPSAPSPPISPKLKSPRPPAVKRGNDPGGLNTSAEKVLTPRSTTKVITSTVKKSKKSSTAGVPHSVDTFAMKYSSSLLVEAPGSIAAARREQVAVMQEQRKMRIAHYGRTKSAKYQGKIVPADSPAASTIPREEKRCSFITPNSDPVYVAYHDEEWGVPVHDDKLLFELLALTGAQVGSEWTSILKKREEFREAFSGFDAEIVSKFTEKKITSISAEYGLDISQVRGVVDNSNRILEVKREFGSFDKYLWGYVNHKPISTQYKSCQKIPVKTSKSETISKDMVKRGFRFVGPTVIHSFMQAGGLSNDHLITCPRHLQCIVLTSQPPRTVAPPSQKKLITT